In one Lolium rigidum isolate FL_2022 chromosome 3, APGP_CSIRO_Lrig_0.1, whole genome shotgun sequence genomic region, the following are encoded:
- the LOC124696877 gene encoding fasciclin-like arabinogalactan protein 1: protein MAGSAAPFLIGLVLFASGAAATGDDGAMEIPHLQLPGTPDLGRGDGSDAPPPPQGQLMDVMSTSGCARFAALVAASPNGSDVFQQRLVPGGGGLTLFCPDDKAVAAFEPKFGTLADSDRLDVLLHHATAARYIRAQLAAFDSVAVRTLSTNSSHSITLRDDGDTVWLCAPCQGSAARVIKTVSSSSEGPLVMYIVDAVLLPGHLRQKLDGGDEAAACGGWLYCCIPVWVVLLMILGSIVGFISGWVAAEVRFGKMRIKDTQ, encoded by the coding sequence ATGGCGGGATCGGCCGCACCTTTTCTGATCGGCCTTGTGCTCTTCGCGTCAGgagccgccgccaccggcgaCGACGGGGCGATGGAGATTCCCCATCTTCAGCTCCCAGGCACCCCAGACTTGGGCCGTGGTGACGGatccgacgcgccgccgccgccgcaggggcAGCTCATGGACGTCATGTCCACGAGCGGCTGTGCGCGGTTCGCGGCCCTCGTCGCCGCGTCGCCCAATGGCAGCGACGTCTTCCAGCAGCGGCTCGTACCGGGCGGCGGAGGGCTCACCCTCTTCTGCCCGGACGACAAGGCCGTGGCCGCGTTCGAGCCGAAGTTCGGAACTCTCGCCGACAGCGACAGGCTCGACGTGCTCCTGCACCACGCCACGGCGGCGCGCTACATCCGGGCGCAGCTCGCGGCCTTCGACTCGGTTGCGGTGCGCACGCTGTCCACCAACAGCAGCCACAGCATCACCCTCCGCGACGACGGCGACACGGTTTGGCTGTGCGCACCGTGccaaggcagcgcggccagggtgaTCAAGACGGTTTCGTCGTCGTCGGAGGGGCCCCTCGTCATGTACATCGTGGACGCCGTGCTGCTGCCAGGCCATCTTCGACAGAAGCTGGACGGAGGGGAcgaggcggcggcgtgcggtGGCTGGCTGTACTGCTGCATCCCGGTCTGGGTGGTGCTGCTCATGATCCTAGGGTCCATCGTGGGCTTCATCAGTggctgggtggcggcggaggtcaGGTTCGGAAAGATGCGGATCAAGGATACACAGTGA